The following coding sequences lie in one Verrucomicrobiia bacterium genomic window:
- a CDS encoding YdeI/OmpD-associated family protein: MTTRRLADGIVHRLPPDFREAIEVDAAARSLWADLTPLARNEWICWVTSARQEATRRRRIEVGIDKMRGGMRRPCCWPGCPHR, translated from the coding sequence ATGACCACTCGAAGACTCGCGGACGGCATCGTCCATAGGCTGCCACCGGATTTCCGGGAAGCCATCGAGGTCGATGCTGCTGCCAGGAGCCTCTGGGCCGATCTCACCCCACTGGCGCGTAACGAGTGGATTTGCTGGGTGACTTCGGCCAGGCAGGAAGCCACCAGAAGGCGCCGCATCGAGGTTGGCATCGACAAGATGCGTGGAGGGATGCGCAGGCCGTGCTGTTGGCCGGGATGCCCGCACCGTTGA
- a CDS encoding DUF3500 domain-containing protein: MLRLPSIGAAALAIALVLPHAARAHAPATEMAEAARAFLAALDSAQRERATYSLEDPERFNWHFIPRGRKGVSWKDLGAAQRHLATALLASGMSQRGFVKATTIMSLEQILLDLEQGRGPNRDPEDYYWTIFGQPTATGTWGWRVEGHHLSVNFTLIKGHHVASTPSFFGTNPAEVRSGPRAGLRVLAAEEDLGRQLILLLPPERRSVAVFSGTAPPDILTGAQRKATPLSPNGLAAARMNDEEKKLLRSLIEEFVRRSRQEVADADLARIDEAGFDQIHFAWAGSVLPGQGHYYRVQGPTFLLEYDNTQNNANHIHAVWRDFNGDFGEDILARHYEETPH, from the coding sequence ATGCTTCGCCTGCCCTCCATCGGCGCCGCCGCCCTGGCGATCGCCCTCGTTCTGCCTCACGCCGCCCGCGCCCACGCTCCGGCCACGGAGATGGCCGAGGCGGCCCGGGCCTTCCTCGCCGCCCTCGACTCCGCCCAGCGGGAGCGGGCCACCTACAGCCTCGAGGATCCTGAACGGTTCAACTGGCACTTCATCCCCCGCGGCCGGAAGGGCGTCTCCTGGAAGGACCTCGGCGCCGCCCAACGCCACCTGGCCACCGCCCTCCTCGCCTCCGGCATGAGCCAGCGCGGCTTCGTCAAGGCGACCACCATCATGAGCCTCGAACAGATCCTCCTCGATCTCGAACAGGGCCGGGGTCCGAACCGCGATCCCGAGGACTATTACTGGACGATCTTCGGCCAGCCCACTGCGACCGGCACCTGGGGCTGGCGCGTTGAAGGCCACCACCTCTCGGTCAATTTCACCCTCATCAAGGGGCACCACGTCGCCTCCACCCCGTCCTTCTTCGGCACCAACCCGGCCGAAGTCCGATCCGGCCCCCGGGCTGGCCTCCGCGTCCTCGCCGCCGAAGAGGATCTTGGCCGCCAGCTCATCCTTCTCCTCCCCCCCGAACGCCGAAGTGTGGCCGTCTTCTCCGGGACCGCCCCGCCGGACATTCTCACCGGCGCCCAGCGCAAGGCCACCCCGCTTTCCCCCAATGGCCTCGCCGCCGCCCGGATGAACGACGAGGAGAAGAAGCTCCTCCGGTCCCTGATCGAGGAGTTCGTCCGCCGGTCCCGACAGGAAGTCGCCGACGCGGATCTCGCCCGCATCGACGAGGCGGGCTTCGACCAGATCCATTTCGCCTGGGCCGGTTCCGTCCTTCCCGGCCAGGGCCACTACTACCGCGTGCAGGGTCCGACCTTCCTCCTCGAGTACGACAACACCCAGAACAACGCGAATCACATCCACGCGGTCTGGCGCGACTTCAACGGGGACTTCGGCGAGGACATCCTCGCCCGCCACTACGAGGAAACCCCTCACTGA
- the plsY gene encoding glycerol-3-phosphate 1-O-acyltransferase PlsY yields MVVPALVTVAGAYLLGSVPTGYLVGRARGVDLRQVGSGNIGATNALRILGKPAGSFVLAMDALKGLVGCTVIPHAACRWLAHPSTAGSATVPVWLAVAGALAAVLGHNYTCWLRFKGGKGVATSAGVLLGLVPWSFLAVITVFLASLGLTRIVSLSALLAATILPLATWYWHPHPVLLGLSLALAVLAFVRHRANIRRLLDGTEPRLGRKASAPAAASSPAPSPPP; encoded by the coding sequence GTGGTCGTTCCCGCCCTCGTCACCGTCGCCGGCGCCTATCTCCTCGGGTCTGTCCCCACCGGGTATCTGGTCGGGCGCGCCCGGGGTGTCGATCTGCGCCAGGTCGGCAGCGGCAACATCGGCGCCACCAACGCCCTTCGCATCCTCGGCAAACCCGCCGGCTCGTTCGTGCTGGCCATGGATGCCCTCAAAGGACTGGTCGGCTGCACCGTCATCCCCCACGCCGCCTGCCGCTGGCTGGCCCACCCCTCCACCGCCGGATCCGCCACCGTCCCCGTCTGGCTGGCCGTCGCCGGCGCCCTCGCCGCCGTCCTCGGGCACAACTACACCTGCTGGCTCCGCTTCAAGGGCGGCAAGGGTGTCGCGACTTCCGCCGGTGTCCTCCTCGGCCTGGTCCCCTGGTCGTTCCTGGCCGTCATCACTGTCTTCCTCGCCAGTCTCGGGCTGACCCGCATCGTTTCGTTGAGCGCCCTCCTCGCCGCCACGATCCTTCCCCTGGCCACCTGGTACTGGCACCCGCATCCGGTCCTCCTGGGGCTCAGCCTCGCCCTCGCCGTCCTTGCCTTCGTCCGCCACCGCGCCAACATCCGCCGCCTCCTCGACGGCACCGAACCCCGCCTGGGACGGAAGGCGTCCGCCCCCGCCGCCGCTTCGTCCCCCGCCCCTTCCCCGCCCCCATGA
- a CDS encoding NAD(P)-dependent glycerol-3-phosphate dehydrogenase, with protein MNVTVLGAGAWGTALALVLDQNGHQLTLWGHDAAHLEGMARTGRNDAYLPGLDLPRSWRFEPDPQAAICGTDLVLMVVPSKAFRDVASELRDLRCPVVTATKGIELASGLTMGGILRELAPHAPVAALSGPSLAPEVARGVPTAVVVASEDPAIAELVQAAFHRPAFRVYRSPDRLGVELGGALKNVIAIAAGIGDGLGFGDNAKAALITRGQSEIRRLGVACGALPDTFSGLSGLGDLTVTCFSKISRNRSLGERLGHGQSLEQATAATTSIAEGVPTTRSALRLAHHHQVDVPIVTEVHAMLFEGKSVQDGVRDLLHRDLKAED; from the coding sequence ATGAACGTCACCGTGCTCGGCGCCGGAGCCTGGGGCACCGCCCTCGCGCTCGTCCTCGACCAGAACGGACATCAGCTCACCCTCTGGGGTCACGACGCCGCCCACCTCGAAGGGATGGCCCGCACCGGCCGAAACGACGCCTATCTCCCGGGGCTCGACCTCCCGCGCTCCTGGCGTTTCGAACCCGATCCTCAAGCCGCCATCTGCGGGACCGACCTGGTCCTGATGGTCGTTCCCTCGAAGGCCTTCCGCGACGTCGCTTCCGAACTCCGCGACCTCCGCTGCCCGGTGGTCACCGCCACCAAGGGCATCGAACTCGCCTCCGGCCTCACCATGGGCGGCATCCTCCGCGAACTCGCCCCCCATGCCCCCGTCGCCGCTCTCTCAGGTCCCAGCCTGGCTCCCGAGGTCGCCCGGGGTGTCCCCACCGCCGTCGTCGTCGCCTCCGAAGACCCCGCCATCGCCGAACTCGTCCAGGCCGCCTTCCATCGCCCCGCCTTCCGGGTCTATCGAAGCCCCGACCGCCTCGGGGTCGAACTCGGCGGCGCCCTCAAGAACGTCATCGCCATCGCCGCCGGCATCGGCGATGGCCTCGGTTTCGGCGACAACGCCAAGGCCGCCCTCATCACCCGCGGCCAGTCCGAGATCCGCCGGCTCGGCGTCGCCTGCGGCGCACTCCCGGACACCTTCTCCGGCCTCAGCGGCCTCGGCGATCTCACGGTCACCTGCTTCTCCAAAATCAGCCGCAACCGGTCCCTCGGCGAACGCCTGGGCCACGGCCAGTCCCTCGAACAGGCCACCGCCGCCACGACGTCCATCGCCGAAGGCGTCCCCACCACCCGTTCCGCCCTCCGCCTCGCCCACCACCACCAGGTCGATGTCCCGATCGTAACCGAAGTCCATGCCATGCTCTTCGAAGGCAAGAGCGTCCAGGATGGCGTCCGCGATCTCCTCCACCGCGACCTCAAGGCCGAGGACTGA
- the thrB gene encoding homoserine kinase → MPTPSVTVRVPASTANLGPGFDTLGIALQLHNHVRVTRIPTAGVTLSSPIAGDARSGALAVIEEAAALYFRQTRQRPFGFDIHLSGEVPIARGLGSSVTVRLGVVAALDALAETGLSRQDLFQQVTELEGHPDNAAPATFGGFTAATLVGREARCLRLPVDPRLTFVTLIPPFEVSTKAARERVPDAFSKADAVHNLTRVSLITAAFALRAHDSLRGLFDDRLHQPYREPLIPQLPRVLRAGEKAGALGGWLSGSGSTIICLTLDHPEAVARAMARQIPGSTSRLLKADPRGYLVSRARRSSRAR, encoded by the coding sequence ATGCCCACCCCGTCCGTCACCGTCCGCGTCCCCGCCAGCACCGCCAATCTGGGCCCAGGCTTCGACACCCTCGGCATCGCCCTCCAACTCCACAACCACGTCCGCGTCACCCGGATCCCAACCGCCGGCGTCACCCTCAGCTCCCCCATCGCCGGGGACGCCCGCTCCGGCGCCCTGGCGGTGATCGAGGAGGCGGCCGCCCTCTACTTCCGCCAAACCCGTCAACGCCCGTTCGGCTTCGACATCCATCTCTCCGGTGAGGTCCCCATCGCCCGCGGCCTCGGCTCCTCGGTGACCGTCCGTCTCGGCGTGGTCGCCGCCCTCGATGCCCTGGCCGAAACCGGCCTCTCCCGTCAGGACCTTTTCCAGCAGGTCACCGAACTCGAAGGACACCCCGACAACGCAGCCCCCGCCACCTTCGGCGGATTCACCGCCGCAACCCTGGTGGGCCGCGAGGCGCGCTGCCTGCGCCTTCCGGTCGATCCCCGCCTCACCTTCGTCACCCTCATCCCCCCCTTCGAGGTGTCCACCAAGGCCGCCCGCGAACGCGTCCCCGATGCCTTCTCCAAGGCCGATGCCGTTCACAACCTGACCCGCGTCAGCCTCATCACCGCCGCCTTCGCCCTGCGGGCCCACGATTCCCTGCGCGGCCTCTTCGACGACCGCCTCCATCAACCCTACCGCGAACCGCTCATCCCCCAGCTCCCACGAGTCCTTCGCGCCGGCGAAAAGGCCGGTGCCCTCGGCGGATGGCTCAGCGGCTCCGGTTCCACCATCATCTGCCTCACCCTCGATCATCCCGAGGCCGTCGCCCGCGCCATGGCCCGCCAGATCCCCGGCTCCACCTCCCGCCTCCTCAAGGCCGATCCCCGCGGCTACCTTGTGAGTCGCGCCCGACGCAGTTCTCGCGCACGGTGA
- a CDS encoding phenylacetate--CoA ligase family protein, translating into MSLEDRLYPLLSLYERLPDGLKRAAGWSYRQLPSRWRWGARYPEFQRLARECVSWDSDTLAEYQFRQLRQVLIQAGNYSPLYQRRFAEARFQPELMRSREDLAGCPFTGKADLQQHLAGMPSSAVPAKRRLYVTTGGSTGVPVGFYLQKGVSRPKEQAFLEAQWARAGYTPGARLAVIRGHVTTDRADGRIATHDATRDWLLLSSSHLTEARLPDYLEAIERFRPDILHAYPSTALQLAGFLERSGQSWRVPLRCVLAGSERLNLPQKRLLERVFGCRIYRWYGHAERVVLAAEGHHSELFYFWPAYGYVEFGPPDADGFCEVIGTSFHNLAMPLIRYRTGDYVRLANPLTDGDLEFPWPAAAEIAGREQEFLVSRSGRRISLTAFNMHDALFDGLYAVQFFQEEPGIAEFRYVPSPAFHASRLDLIRDGIQRKLGDDFEVTCRAVPDTEKTARGKHRWLVSRLAQP; encoded by the coding sequence ATGAGTCTCGAAGATCGCCTCTACCCGCTGCTCTCCCTCTACGAACGCCTCCCCGACGGCCTCAAGCGCGCGGCGGGCTGGTCCTATCGTCAACTCCCGTCCCGCTGGCGCTGGGGCGCACGCTACCCGGAGTTCCAGCGCCTGGCCCGCGAGTGTGTGTCGTGGGATTCCGACACCCTCGCCGAATACCAGTTCCGCCAGCTCCGGCAGGTCCTCATTCAGGCAGGCAATTATTCGCCCCTCTACCAGCGCCGCTTCGCCGAGGCCCGCTTCCAACCGGAACTCATGCGGTCCCGCGAAGACCTCGCGGGCTGTCCCTTTACCGGGAAGGCCGACCTCCAACAGCACCTCGCCGGGATGCCTTCCTCCGCCGTCCCCGCCAAACGGCGCCTCTACGTCACCACCGGCGGTTCCACCGGCGTGCCGGTCGGCTTCTATCTCCAGAAGGGCGTCAGCCGCCCGAAGGAACAGGCCTTCCTCGAAGCGCAATGGGCCCGCGCCGGCTACACCCCCGGCGCCCGGCTCGCGGTCATCCGCGGACACGTCACCACCGACCGCGCCGACGGCCGCATCGCCACCCACGACGCCACCCGCGACTGGCTGCTGCTCTCGAGTTCGCACCTCACCGAGGCCCGGCTCCCCGACTACCTCGAGGCGATCGAACGGTTCCGTCCCGACATCCTCCACGCCTACCCTTCCACCGCCCTCCAGCTCGCCGGGTTCCTCGAACGTTCCGGTCAATCCTGGCGGGTCCCCCTGCGCTGCGTCCTCGCCGGATCGGAACGCCTCAACCTCCCCCAAAAACGCCTCCTTGAACGGGTCTTCGGCTGCCGCATCTACCGCTGGTACGGCCACGCCGAACGCGTCGTCCTCGCCGCGGAGGGTCACCACTCCGAACTCTTCTACTTCTGGCCCGCCTATGGCTATGTCGAGTTCGGCCCACCGGACGCCGACGGCTTCTGCGAGGTGATCGGCACGTCCTTTCACAACCTCGCCATGCCCCTCATCCGCTACCGCACCGGCGATTACGTCCGCCTCGCCAATCCCCTCACCGACGGCGACCTCGAGTTTCCATGGCCCGCCGCCGCCGAAATCGCCGGACGCGAACAGGAGTTCCTCGTCAGTCGCTCCGGCCGCCGCATCTCCCTCACCGCCTTCAACATGCACGACGCCCTCTTCGACGGGCTCTATGCCGTGCAGTTCTTCCAGGAGGAACCCGGCATCGCCGAGTTCCGCTACGTGCCGTCCCCCGCCTTCCATGCCTCCCGGCTCGACCTCATCCGGGACGGCATCCAACGCAAACTCGGCGACGACTTCGAAGTCACGTGCCGCGCCGTCCCCGATACCGAGAAGACCGCCCGCGGCAAACACCGCTGGCTGGTCAGCCGCCTCGCCCAGCCCTGA
- a CDS encoding bi-domain-containing oxidoreductase, with protein MKQLAQYQDGRLELQEVPLPTPPPGGLRVRLAHSVISAGTERMKVEQARMNLLQKARARPDQVRKVLDTARNLGWRAALDKVRNRLESPSPLGYSAAGIVDAVDPGHSRFRVGDRVACGGAECAFHAEYVAIPDLLAARIPDGVETWQAAYTTIASIALQTVRQLEPRLGDRVLVIGQGLVGLLVTNLLAANGCRVMAVDVAEARRPVATDLGAEQVVILGSQSLPDAVRAWTEGFGVDAVVLATATSTNTPTEQAIDAARDRARLVVVGNTHVELPWKTTYEKELEVRYSRSYGPGRYDPAYEWGGADYPVGYVRWTEQRNFDACLHLMKTGALRLDRITTRRVPFTDCLEVYRQLADGAPDIGVVLEYPLPSSAPHPPPSAFRPPSSAPCPPPPAPRRSRPIRHLDVIGAGNFARTMLLPHLAGKLPLGTVVNQTPLSANHVKSKFGFPRAATDANAVLAEPGDDTAVLIATRHHLHAPMVLKALAHGREIFVEKPLCLTEDELARIAAAHAARPVGLHVGFNRRFAPASAALKAVLRSAPGPRTVSFRVMAGRLDPAHWYANPDESGGRVLGEACHFLDYFCFLLEADPVRVAAQTVWPASGRLPYADSVTAQVAFADGSSAQLVYTAEGDPTWPKEVCTVFGAGFVAEIENFQRLTIHRGRKPVRQTFAGKGHAEQMAAWTAYLRAEAGAPLSFAESHRSMRLTFATLEAIRTGCTIELLP; from the coding sequence ATGAAGCAACTCGCCCAGTACCAGGACGGCCGCCTCGAACTCCAGGAAGTCCCCCTCCCCACCCCGCCCCCGGGCGGCCTCCGCGTCCGCCTCGCCCACTCGGTCATCAGCGCCGGCACCGAGCGCATGAAGGTCGAACAGGCCCGGATGAACCTCCTCCAAAAAGCCCGCGCCCGCCCCGACCAGGTCCGCAAAGTCCTCGATACCGCCCGCAATCTCGGCTGGCGCGCCGCCCTCGACAAAGTCCGTAACCGCCTCGAATCCCCTTCCCCCCTCGGTTACAGCGCCGCCGGCATCGTCGATGCCGTCGATCCCGGTCACTCCCGCTTCCGCGTCGGCGACCGCGTGGCCTGCGGCGGCGCCGAATGCGCCTTCCACGCGGAATACGTCGCCATCCCCGATCTCCTCGCCGCCCGCATCCCCGACGGCGTCGAAACCTGGCAGGCGGCCTACACCACCATCGCCTCCATCGCCCTCCAGACCGTCCGCCAGCTCGAACCCCGCCTCGGCGACCGCGTCCTCGTCATCGGCCAGGGCCTGGTCGGCCTCCTCGTCACCAATCTCCTCGCCGCCAATGGCTGCCGCGTCATGGCCGTCGATGTCGCCGAAGCCCGCCGCCCCGTCGCCACCGATCTCGGCGCCGAACAGGTCGTCATCCTCGGATCCCAATCCCTCCCCGATGCCGTGCGCGCCTGGACCGAAGGCTTCGGTGTGGACGCCGTCGTCCTGGCCACCGCCACCTCCACCAACACGCCGACCGAACAGGCCATCGACGCCGCCCGCGACCGCGCCCGCCTCGTCGTGGTGGGCAACACCCACGTCGAGCTGCCGTGGAAAACCACCTACGAGAAGGAACTCGAGGTCCGCTATTCCCGCAGCTACGGACCCGGCCGCTACGATCCCGCCTACGAATGGGGCGGCGCCGACTACCCCGTCGGTTACGTCCGCTGGACCGAGCAGCGCAACTTCGATGCCTGCCTCCACCTGATGAAAACCGGGGCCCTCCGCCTCGACCGCATCACCACCCGTCGAGTCCCCTTCACCGATTGCCTCGAGGTCTATCGCCAGCTCGCCGATGGCGCCCCCGACATCGGCGTCGTCCTCGAATACCCCCTCCCCTCCTCCGCCCCCCACCCTCCGCCCTCCGCCTTCCGTCCTCCGTCCTCCGCCCCCTGTCCTCCGCCCCCCGCCCCCCGCCGTTCCCGCCCCATCCGCCACCTGGATGTCATCGGGGCCGGCAATTTCGCGCGGACCATGCTCCTGCCCCATCTCGCCGGGAAACTCCCGCTGGGCACCGTGGTCAACCAGACCCCGCTCAGCGCGAACCACGTGAAGTCCAAGTTCGGCTTCCCCCGCGCCGCGACTGATGCCAACGCCGTGCTCGCCGAACCCGGCGACGACACCGCCGTCCTCATCGCCACCCGCCATCATCTCCATGCCCCGATGGTCCTCAAGGCGCTGGCCCACGGACGCGAAATCTTCGTCGAGAAACCGCTCTGTCTCACCGAGGACGAACTCGCACGCATCGCCGCCGCCCACGCCGCCCGCCCGGTCGGTCTTCACGTCGGTTTCAACCGCCGCTTCGCCCCCGCCAGTGCCGCCCTCAAGGCCGTCCTCCGCTCCGCGCCCGGCCCCAGGACGGTCAGCTTCCGCGTCATGGCCGGACGCCTCGACCCCGCCCACTGGTACGCGAATCCCGATGAAAGCGGCGGACGTGTCCTGGGCGAGGCCTGCCATTTCCTCGACTACTTCTGCTTCCTTCTCGAAGCCGACCCGGTCCGCGTCGCTGCACAAACGGTCTGGCCCGCCTCGGGCCGGTTGCCCTATGCCGACAGCGTGACGGCGCAGGTGGCATTCGCCGACGGTTCCAGCGCGCAGCTCGTGTACACCGCCGAAGGCGATCCCACCTGGCCCAAGGAAGTCTGCACCGTGTTCGGGGCCGGCTTCGTCGCCGAGATCGAGAACTTCCAGCGCCTCACGATTCATCGCGGACGAAAACCCGTCCGCCAGACCTTCGCCGGCAAGGGCCACGCCGAACAGATGGCCGCCTGGACCGCCTACCTCCGCGCCGAAGCCGGCGCCCCGCTGTCCTTCGCGGAATCCCACCGCAGCATGCGCCTCACCTTCGCCACCCTCGAAGCCATCCGCACCGGCTGCACCATCGAGTTGCTCCCGTAG
- a CDS encoding DUF1080 domain-containing protein has product MRIFWVLIPALVLGTGCSTTLSRWAWEPLFPEEGVPQGWTVRAWNDVSKPGPAASVWRVENGVLRSGGARGNWLMSEREYGDFELEYEFRLGERGNSGLALRAPMAGDPAFDGMELQMADYRYNPQAAPSELTGGIYRAIAPRQQVYRPTEWNHYRVSLRGTRLVARLNGVLIHDVDLSGEIQPILRHDGTGAPPIRDRPRRGHLGFQELSRDDGHVEIRNAFIRVYDRE; this is encoded by the coding sequence ATGCGCATTTTCTGGGTCTTGATTCCGGCGTTGGTTCTCGGGACGGGTTGCTCGACGACGCTGTCGCGTTGGGCCTGGGAACCGCTCTTTCCGGAGGAGGGTGTGCCGCAGGGGTGGACGGTGCGCGCCTGGAACGACGTTTCAAAGCCCGGGCCGGCGGCGTCGGTGTGGCGGGTGGAGAACGGGGTGCTGCGAAGCGGGGGCGCACGGGGGAACTGGCTGATGAGCGAGCGGGAGTACGGGGATTTCGAGTTGGAATACGAGTTCCGGCTGGGAGAACGGGGAAACAGCGGGCTGGCCCTGCGGGCGCCGATGGCGGGCGACCCGGCATTCGACGGGATGGAACTTCAGATGGCGGACTATCGATACAACCCGCAGGCGGCTCCGAGCGAACTGACCGGGGGCATCTATCGGGCGATTGCGCCGAGGCAGCAGGTGTATCGCCCGACCGAGTGGAATCATTACCGCGTTTCGCTGCGGGGAACGCGGCTGGTGGCGCGGCTCAACGGGGTGCTGATCCACGACGTGGATTTGTCCGGGGAGATCCAACCCATCCTGCGTCATGACGGCACCGGGGCACCGCCGATCCGGGATCGACCGCGACGGGGACACCTGGGGTTCCAGGAGTTGAGCCGGGACGACGGGCACGTGGAGATCCGCAATGCGTTCATCCGGGTTTACGATCGGGAGTGA
- a CDS encoding DUF1080 domain-containing protein, whose translation MTTTMRRAARWAMAVLGALAMGPAASGAEWQSLFNGRDLAGWVPVHDVRFEVHDGRLRLVRGMGWLRTEKEYGDFVLEVELRPLVERYDSGLFFRVGLEGKPWPTDGWQINLRRDLWGALIQGYRTVLRSPVEGPDVDEEEPWSKFRIEVRGRKATLEVDGKRVWEFDGIDRERGYLGIQAEDRVFDFRSLRVRELDGAGGEG comes from the coding sequence ATGACGACGACAATGCGGCGCGCGGCGCGTTGGGCCATGGCGGTATTGGGGGCGTTGGCGATGGGCCCGGCGGCTTCGGGAGCCGAGTGGCAATCGCTGTTCAACGGGCGGGACCTGGCGGGTTGGGTGCCGGTGCATGACGTCCGGTTCGAGGTGCACGATGGGCGGTTGCGTCTGGTGCGCGGAATGGGCTGGCTGCGGACGGAGAAGGAGTACGGGGATTTCGTGCTCGAGGTGGAGTTGCGTCCGCTGGTCGAGCGATACGACAGCGGGTTGTTTTTCCGGGTGGGACTGGAGGGGAAGCCGTGGCCGACGGATGGGTGGCAGATCAATCTGCGCCGGGATCTTTGGGGGGCGCTGATCCAGGGTTACCGGACGGTGCTGCGGTCGCCCGTCGAGGGGCCGGATGTGGACGAGGAGGAGCCGTGGTCGAAGTTCCGGATCGAGGTGCGGGGACGAAAGGCGACGCTGGAGGTGGATGGCAAACGGGTGTGGGAGTTCGACGGGATCGACCGGGAACGGGGCTACCTTGGCATCCAGGCGGAGGATCGGGTCTTCGATTTCCGCAGTCTGCGCGTGCGGGAACTGGATGGGGCCGGCGGCGAGGGGTGA
- a CDS encoding GNAT family N-acetyltransferase, with protein sequence MSLEALLDEYPKEITIKGGTVCQVRPLEASDESAFHAFFLAVPERERMFIKHRVTDPGVIRGWCANIDYGRNLPLLALAGDRIVAAATLHQQLGGWKRHIGRVSVLVHPELRGRGLARGLVSETVELARGVSLKKVEAEFIGEQEAAMKVFALLGFSKRLELPEYVEDMQGNPHDYILMDLDLRVDEEYAGMG encoded by the coding sequence ATGTCACTCGAAGCCCTGCTCGACGAGTATCCGAAGGAGATCACGATCAAAGGCGGCACGGTGTGCCAGGTACGTCCGCTGGAAGCGTCGGACGAATCGGCGTTCCATGCGTTCTTTCTGGCGGTGCCGGAGAGGGAACGGATGTTCATCAAGCACCGGGTCACGGATCCCGGGGTGATCCGGGGTTGGTGCGCGAACATCGATTACGGCCGCAACCTGCCGCTGCTGGCGCTGGCCGGGGACCGGATTGTGGCGGCGGCGACGCTTCACCAGCAACTGGGCGGCTGGAAGCGGCACATTGGGCGGGTGAGCGTGCTGGTGCATCCGGAGTTGCGCGGCCGGGGTCTGGCGCGGGGACTGGTCTCGGAGACGGTCGAACTGGCGCGCGGTGTGAGCCTGAAGAAGGTGGAGGCCGAGTTCATTGGCGAGCAGGAGGCGGCGATGAAGGTCTTCGCGCTGCTCGGGTTCAGCAAGCGGCTGGAACTTCCCGAGTACGTGGAGGACATGCAGGGCAATCCGCACGATTACATCCTGATGGACCTCGATCTGCGCGTGGACGAGGAATACGCGGGGATGGGGTGA
- a CDS encoding aminopeptidase — protein sequence MTDPRYSRLAKLLVEYSTAVQAGDVVLLDMIDVPDEFSVELMRSVRAAGGTPLIEVRHTRVSREIMRETDEKHARLLKDLEMHRMRRVQAYIAVRGSANANEASDVPTDRLRLYSKTLRPVIDHRVKKTRWCVLRWPTPSMAQAAGMSTEAFEDLYFQVCTMDYRRMARAMEPLHRRLGQGDQVEIKGPGTDLRFSIAGIGAQMCKGDRNIPDGEVFTCPVRDSIEGMIQFNTPTLYAGTRFDDVRLVFRGGKVVEATSSNTARLNEILDTDPGARYTGEFSLGFNPHILNPMCDILFDEKIAGSLHLTPGQAYEECDNGNRSAVHWDMVLIQRPEWGGGEVWLDGELIRKDGLFLPSDLRGLNPDRLR from the coding sequence ATGACGGACCCCCGTTATTCGAGGCTGGCCAAACTGCTGGTGGAATACTCGACGGCCGTGCAGGCCGGCGACGTGGTGTTGCTGGACATGATCGATGTGCCGGACGAGTTCTCGGTCGAGTTGATGCGGTCGGTGCGGGCGGCGGGGGGGACGCCGTTGATCGAGGTGCGGCACACGCGGGTGAGCCGGGAGATCATGCGGGAGACGGACGAGAAGCATGCGCGGCTGCTGAAGGATCTGGAGATGCACCGGATGCGGCGGGTGCAGGCGTACATCGCGGTGCGGGGGAGTGCCAATGCGAACGAGGCCTCGGATGTGCCGACCGACCGGCTGCGGCTGTATTCGAAGACGCTCCGGCCGGTGATCGATCACCGGGTGAAGAAGACGCGCTGGTGTGTGTTGCGCTGGCCGACGCCGAGCATGGCCCAGGCGGCGGGAATGAGCACCGAGGCGTTCGAGGATCTTTATTTCCAGGTTTGCACGATGGACTACCGGCGGATGGCCAGGGCCATGGAGCCGTTGCACCGGCGGCTGGGACAGGGTGACCAGGTGGAGATCAAGGGGCCCGGCACCGACCTCCGTTTCAGCATCGCCGGGATCGGGGCGCAGATGTGCAAGGGCGACCGGAACATCCCCGATGGCGAGGTGTTCACCTGCCCGGTCCGGGATTCGATCGAAGGGATGATCCAGTTCAACACCCCGACGTTGTACGCCGGGACGCGGTTCGACGATGTGCGGTTGGTGTTCCGGGGCGGGAAGGTGGTCGAGGCGACCTCGAGCAACACGGCGCGGCTCAATGAGATTCTCGATACGGACCCGGGGGCGCGGTACACGGGGGAATTCAGCCTGGGTTTCAATCCGCACATCCTGAATCCGATGTGCGACATCCTGTTCGACGAGAAGATCGCCGGATCGCTGCACCTGACCCCGGGCCAGGCCTACGAGGAGTGCGACAACGGGAACCGGTCGGCGGTGCACTGGGATATGGTGCTGATCCAGCGGCCGGAGTGGGGCGGTGGCGAGGTGTGGCTCGACGGGGAGTTGATCCGGAAGGACGGGTTGTTCCTGCCTTCGGATTTGCGCGGATTGAATCCGGACCGGCTGCGATAG